The window GTAGGCCGAATCCACCTGGGTAGAAGATAGCATCGTAGCTTTCTACGTTAACTTGGCTTACAGGAATCGTGTTGTTAATGCGGTTCTGGAAGTCATCGTCAGCTAAGATCTCGGCGTTTACTGAATCACATTCAATATCGGTCCCATACAGTGGACCTTTACCACCCTTGATAGACGCGATGTCGTACTCAAAACCCGCAGCAATGATCTCTTTCAGTGCATGAGTCAGTTCTGGAGCGTAAGTACCGTTCGCTTGGTCTGTATCGCCTAGTGTGGCGTGGTTAGTCACTGGGATTAGTATTTTTTTCATGATTCGTTCCTTTGAGCACTTTTGTTTGGTTTCAGCGTCGTGGCTTTTATTTAGAAAACCAAAGCTTTCAATTTAGATACCGCTGTTTCGTTACCTGTAATACTAGTAGTAAACCATTTGAGTGATAATATGCCGAATGGACAAAACATTATTGCTATATAGCAATAGTGAGTGAGGGTTTGTCGGATGTGAATTCGTTAGATGTAAACAGGTGAAGTATGGATAGCTTTGAAGGTATTAATGAATTTGTGGCGGTAGCGGAGTGTCACGGCTTTTCTGCGGCCGCGAAACAACTTGGGTGCAGTACCAGTCATGTCAGTCGCCAAGTGTCGAGGTTAGAAGAGAGAGTGGGTGTGGCTTTACTTGCTCGATCCACTCGTATGGTGAGTTTGACTGAGTCTGGGCATACGTATTATCAGCAATGCAAAGATCTGGTTATCGGGCTGCAACAGGCGAATGAACAAGTGACGTCTCAACAAGCTCAGCTTAGCGGTACTTTACGCGTGAGTGCGGCGGGTGCGTTTGCCGAGAATCATGTCGCTGCGGCGCTGATGGAATTTTCCAAAGACCACCCTGATCTGACTATCGAGATGAACTTCAATACCAAGATGGTTAACTTCATCGAAGATGGTATTGATTTCGCGATTCGCTATGGTCGATTGGACGATTCAGGATTGGTGGCAAGAAAGCTGGTGGATCGCCCTATGGCAGCGGCCGCGAGTCAGAACTATATCGATCAATTCGGTTCTCCAACACAGCCTGAACAGTTGAAGTTACACAGCTGTATTATTGCCAACAGTGATCAGTGGTTGTTTGAGAAAGATGGAAAACCGTTAAATGCAGTTCGAGTACATGGGCGTTGGAAAAGCAATAACTCGAGTGCGGTACTTAAAGCTTGTGAAGAGGGGCTTGGCATTGTTTATCTTCCCAAAAGCAGCTTCAACGGCGGTCTTGCCAATGGGAAGCTCGTTCCAGTGCTAGAAGAATATTGGGGAGCCGGTACAAGCAGTTGGATCGTATATCAAAACCGTCGCTTCCTTCCACAGAGAGCACGACTCGCGATTGATTTCTTGGTCTCTTATTTTTCCGATTGGAATGAATAACCGAATAGATAATGCTTACATAGCTATACAATATCCTTCGTGTTTTTTGACGTGCGTAACAAGAAGGTGGTATTTG is drawn from Vibrio sp. SNU_ST1 and contains these coding sequences:
- a CDS encoding LysR family transcriptional regulator encodes the protein MDSFEGINEFVAVAECHGFSAAAKQLGCSTSHVSRQVSRLEERVGVALLARSTRMVSLTESGHTYYQQCKDLVIGLQQANEQVTSQQAQLSGTLRVSAAGAFAENHVAAALMEFSKDHPDLTIEMNFNTKMVNFIEDGIDFAIRYGRLDDSGLVARKLVDRPMAAAASQNYIDQFGSPTQPEQLKLHSCIIANSDQWLFEKDGKPLNAVRVHGRWKSNNSSAVLKACEEGLGIVYLPKSSFNGGLANGKLVPVLEEYWGAGTSSWIVYQNRRFLPQRARLAIDFLVSYFSDWNE